A genome region from Natronobeatus ordinarius includes the following:
- a CDS encoding DUF5816 domain-containing protein, whose protein sequence is MRYGFYCSNCDSLATAMDAMGQIQCTECGNTRKATRWDASYM, encoded by the coding sequence ATGCGCTACGGCTTTTACTGCTCGAACTGCGACTCGCTGGCGACCGCCATGGACGCGATGGGACAGATCCAGTGTACCGAGTGCGGGAACACCCGGAAGGCGACCCGATGGGACGCCTCCTACATGTGA
- a CDS encoding GNAT family N-acetyltransferase, with translation MELRTGTTADRERIAEIAERSLENSYSLNPRTISGAVEEWYGQEAFDDRLEEEDLLFLVAEDDGEPVAFSETTITEGGQGDLLWLHVHPDHRGRGIGAELFERTRERLREAGAEYLRGRVLSDNQTGASFYESRGFERVDEEEVEIDGETYFQYIYLDADSKRIQSRVTEDGEVVYVDLLEEDVGSEAPFKTVYGDPRRESRYGFIRL, from the coding sequence ATGGAACTACGGACGGGCACGACAGCCGATCGCGAACGGATCGCCGAGATCGCCGAACGGTCGCTCGAGAACTCCTACTCGCTGAACCCGCGGACGATCAGCGGAGCCGTCGAGGAGTGGTACGGTCAGGAGGCGTTCGACGACCGACTCGAGGAGGAGGACCTGCTGTTCCTCGTCGCCGAGGACGACGGCGAACCGGTGGCGTTCTCCGAGACGACGATCACTGAGGGTGGTCAGGGCGACCTGCTCTGGCTGCACGTCCACCCCGACCACCGCGGCCGTGGGATCGGCGCGGAACTGTTCGAGCGGACGCGCGAGCGACTCCGCGAGGCGGGCGCCGAGTACCTGCGCGGGCGGGTGCTCTCTGACAACCAGACCGGCGCCTCCTTCTACGAGTCACGGGGCTTCGAGCGCGTCGACGAGGAGGAAGTCGAGATCGACGGCGAGACCTACTTCCAGTACATCTACCTCGACGCCGACTCGAAGCGGATCCAGAGCAGGGTCACCGAGGACGGCGAGGTCGTCTACGTCGACTTACTCGAGGAGGACGTCGGCTCGGAAGCACCGTTCAAGACCGTCTACGGCGACCCTCGGCGCGAGTCTCGCTACGGCTTCATTCGTCTTTAG
- a CDS encoding GNAT family N-acetyltransferase, with protein sequence MPGAIVKRGDRITLRTLEREDLDVLQRGAGDPEIRHLTGNSRVRTRDDLEEVFEDENVTILLVCLDDPGDPGPVEPETVRRVGVVNVKEWGRRPVVGIWLRPDVQGEGYGKEATALLVEYVFRAYETPTVRAKAFDYNESSRGLLESLGFQQEGCLRMDAFVDGEYRDGILYGLLREEWESSR encoded by the coding sequence ATGCCTGGTGCGATCGTTAAACGCGGAGACCGAATCACCCTCCGGACGCTCGAGCGTGAGGATCTCGACGTGTTGCAACGCGGCGCTGGTGATCCCGAAATTCGCCACCTGACCGGCAACTCCAGGGTGCGAACCAGAGACGACCTCGAGGAGGTGTTCGAAGACGAGAACGTCACGATTCTGCTGGTCTGTCTCGACGACCCGGGCGATCCCGGACCGGTCGAACCGGAGACGGTTCGTCGCGTCGGCGTCGTCAACGTCAAAGAGTGGGGGCGACGACCGGTCGTCGGCATCTGGCTTCGTCCAGACGTGCAGGGTGAAGGGTACGGGAAGGAAGCGACAGCACTGCTCGTCGAGTACGTCTTTCGGGCGTACGAGACTCCGACGGTGAGAGCGAAGGCGTTCGATTACAACGAGTCGTCGCGTGGATTGCTCGAGTCGCTCGGCTTCCAGCAGGAGGGGTGCCTTCGAATGGACGCGTTCGTCGACGGCGAATACCGGGACGGGATCCTGTACGGCCTCCTTCGTGAGGAGTGGGAATCGTCGCGGTGA
- a CDS encoding Lrp/AsnC family transcriptional regulator encodes MVTAFVMVKANTGEADRLREQIEAIEGVESAHIVAGDVDIIAKAQVDAPAAVKEIAANQIQGIEGVEDTQTYMAMD; translated from the coding sequence ATGGTCACGGCATTCGTCATGGTGAAAGCGAACACGGGCGAGGCGGATCGACTCAGAGAGCAAATCGAGGCGATCGAGGGCGTCGAGTCGGCGCACATCGTCGCTGGCGACGTCGACATCATCGCGAAAGCGCAGGTCGACGCACCGGCGGCGGTGAAAGAGATCGCCGCGAACCAGATCCAGGGGATCGAGGGCGTCGAGGACACGCAAACGTATATGGCGATGGACTGA
- a CDS encoding DUF7522 family protein, with protein sequence MIDDPFRTDCSTDLATGIVSAARTSLGDTLRSAVYFTPSAFDILYLRQDLYDSSDAARTAKQQLVELERAGFAEVPIRTLVAAEGTVSDIGPYEFTVRFHDDGFVVRVLQGDAGVVLTTDSMNVSAFEDAATAVRRLLRDA encoded by the coding sequence ATGATCGACGACCCGTTCAGGACCGACTGCAGCACCGATCTGGCCACTGGCATCGTGAGCGCCGCGCGCACCAGCCTCGGCGACACCCTCCGGAGCGCCGTGTACTTCACCCCCTCTGCGTTCGACATCCTCTACCTCCGCCAGGACCTCTACGATTCGAGCGACGCCGCGCGAACGGCCAAGCAACAGCTGGTCGAACTCGAGCGAGCGGGGTTCGCGGAGGTGCCGATCCGGACGCTGGTTGCCGCCGAGGGAACTGTATCGGACATCGGTCCGTACGAGTTTACAGTGCGGTTTCACGACGACGGATTCGTCGTCAGGGTGCTCCAAGGCGACGCCGGAGTCGTCCTGACGACCGACAGCATGAACGTCAGCGCGTTCGAGGATGCAGCCACTGCCGTTCGGCGGCTGCTCCGGGATGCGTAG
- the folP gene encoding dihydropteroate synthase, producing the protein MEYHEAANFLFDLRRFRPRPGTESTAEFLAHLGSPHERVDCVQIAGSNGKGSTARMLERTLREAGLSVGIYTSPHLEDVRERIRVDGRKIPRSAIAEFVDVAHEYVVGKAADGEPPTFFEAMTTLALWHFGREGVDVAVLEVGIGGRYDATSAVDPVASAVTSVSLEHTEVIGETVEEIARDKAQVAPEDGPLVTGTSGAALEAIRDEAGEVVTVGEDGTDVRVAYGGRTNHTEAAVSIEGDDWGLETQIPLLGEHQAENAGIAATLARAVADVSRTDLERGLRNAHWPGRFEVMDTEPLVVLDGAHNPDACERLAETLSTFEYDDLHLVFGAMHEKDHAEMARALPTPDSVVACKPNLERAEDQDTLATVFEREGADHVSTQSAVQDAFASALETADTDDCVLVTGSLFAVAEARSRYTRTDVSKRIRDLEDAREALEGANVAENGVVRMRGKAVHRVVKTSLQYRQATTLKQELLSLGGECALSGFRREDEPVDAVMMGTLSQFTRLVETLEAQPHGLAQIARELRETLGIQVNTPTPRYPWQERTAVMGILNVTPDSFHDGGEYDALEDAVSRAEAMVDAGVDVLDVGGESTRPGADPVSVEAEIDRVVPVIDRLADLDALVSVDTRKAAVARAALEAGADVVNDVSGLEDPEMRFVAAEYDVPLILMHSIDTPVVPDRDVAYDDVVEDVIDDLTERVLLAEKAGLDREQIVVDPGLGFGKAASESFELLGRVDEFHALGCPVLVGHSHKSMFEHVGYGPDDRTAATVAATALAADRGADVIRVHDVPENVAAVRTALAARAPETFDERA; encoded by the coding sequence ATGGAGTACCACGAGGCCGCGAACTTCCTCTTCGACCTGCGGCGCTTCCGGCCGCGGCCCGGGACGGAGTCGACGGCGGAGTTTCTCGCACACCTCGGGAGCCCACACGAGCGCGTCGATTGCGTCCAGATCGCCGGTTCGAACGGAAAGGGAAGTACGGCGCGGATGCTCGAGCGCACCCTGCGGGAGGCGGGGCTTTCGGTGGGCATCTACACCTCGCCACACCTGGAAGACGTTCGCGAGCGAATCCGCGTCGACGGCCGGAAGATTCCGCGCTCGGCCATCGCCGAGTTCGTCGACGTCGCCCACGAGTACGTCGTCGGAAAGGCGGCCGACGGCGAGCCGCCGACGTTCTTCGAGGCGATGACGACGCTCGCCCTCTGGCACTTCGGCCGGGAAGGCGTCGACGTCGCCGTCCTCGAGGTTGGCATCGGCGGCCGCTACGACGCGACGAGCGCCGTCGACCCGGTCGCGAGCGCCGTCACGAGCGTTAGCCTCGAGCACACCGAGGTCATCGGCGAGACGGTCGAGGAGATCGCCCGGGACAAAGCGCAGGTTGCCCCCGAGGACGGGCCGCTGGTCACCGGCACGAGTGGGGCCGCACTCGAGGCCATCCGTGACGAGGCCGGCGAGGTCGTCACCGTCGGCGAGGACGGGACCGACGTCCGGGTTGCCTACGGGGGACGGACGAACCACACAGAGGCCGCCGTCTCGATCGAGGGGGACGACTGGGGCCTCGAGACGCAGATCCCGCTCCTCGGCGAGCACCAGGCGGAGAACGCGGGTATCGCGGCGACGCTCGCCCGGGCCGTCGCCGACGTCTCCCGGACCGATCTCGAGCGTGGGCTGCGAAACGCCCACTGGCCCGGCCGGTTCGAGGTGATGGACACCGAACCGCTCGTGGTCCTCGACGGGGCGCACAACCCAGACGCCTGTGAACGGCTGGCCGAGACGCTGTCGACGTTCGAGTACGACGACCTCCACCTCGTCTTCGGCGCGATGCACGAGAAAGACCACGCCGAGATGGCTCGCGCGCTGCCGACGCCCGACTCGGTGGTCGCCTGCAAACCGAACCTCGAGCGCGCCGAGGATCAGGACACCCTCGCGACGGTGTTCGAGCGCGAGGGGGCCGATCACGTCAGCACGCAGTCGGCCGTCCAGGACGCCTTCGCGAGCGCGCTCGAGACGGCCGACACCGACGACTGCGTGCTGGTGACGGGCTCGCTGTTTGCCGTCGCCGAGGCGCGATCGCGGTACACCCGTACGGACGTGTCGAAACGGATTCGTGACCTCGAGGACGCCCGCGAGGCGCTCGAAGGAGCGAACGTCGCCGAGAACGGTGTCGTCCGGATGCGCGGGAAGGCCGTCCATCGCGTCGTGAAGACGAGCCTGCAGTACCGCCAGGCGACCACCCTCAAACAGGAACTGCTGAGCCTCGGTGGCGAGTGTGCCCTCTCCGGATTCCGGCGCGAGGACGAACCCGTCGACGCCGTCATGATGGGGACGCTCTCGCAGTTCACACGGCTGGTCGAGACGCTCGAGGCCCAGCCCCACGGGCTGGCCCAGATCGCCCGCGAGCTCCGGGAGACGCTCGGCATCCAGGTCAACACACCGACGCCTCGCTACCCCTGGCAGGAGCGGACGGCGGTGATGGGAATTCTCAACGTGACGCCCGACAGCTTCCACGACGGCGGCGAGTACGACGCGCTCGAGGACGCCGTCTCGCGGGCGGAGGCGATGGTCGACGCCGGCGTGGACGTGCTCGACGTCGGCGGCGAGTCCACCCGGCCCGGGGCCGATCCCGTCTCCGTCGAGGCGGAGATCGACCGCGTCGTCCCCGTGATCGACCGACTCGCCGACCTCGACGCGCTCGTCTCGGTCGACACCAGAAAGGCCGCCGTCGCCCGCGCCGCCCTCGAGGCGGGTGCCGACGTCGTGAACGACGTCTCCGGCCTCGAGGACCCCGAGATGCGCTTCGTCGCCGCCGAGTACGACGTCCCCCTGATCCTCATGCACAGCATCGATACGCCCGTGGTTCCCGACCGGGACGTCGCCTACGACGACGTCGTCGAGGACGTGATCGACGACCTCACCGAACGGGTGTTGCTCGCCGAGAAGGCCGGCCTCGATCGCGAGCAGATCGTCGTCGACCCCGGACTCGGCTTCGGCAAGGCGGCGAGTGAGAGCTTCGAACTCCTGGGGCGAGTCGACGAGTTCCACGCGCTCGGCTGTCCCGTCCTCGTCGGTCACTCCCACAAATCGATGTTCGAACACGTCGGCTACGGTCCCGACGACCGCACCGCAGCGACCGTCGCCGCGACCGCGCTGGCCGCCGACCGCGGCGCGGACGTGATCCGGGTCCACGACGTCCCCGAAAACGTCGCCGCCGTCAGAACGGCGCTCGCGGCTCGAGCGCCCGAGACGTTCGATGAACGGGCCTAA
- a CDS encoding DUF5813 family protein: protein MTDDLPDPVARALENHDAFEPADDGYDLTTTVFETHVTATAAEGSRDGEFRVTVTLPTLDAAVAGETVAPVVEDGWFETLERRLEDAFTVAHTSTHEGPRLEREDDEVRVILEYVAWDAREGVDDAKTLIEYVEGTYAQGIIPGYEYRGAAATLLENAQDRGQQAADGDGPPL, encoded by the coding sequence ATGACCGACGACCTGCCCGATCCGGTCGCGCGCGCACTCGAGAACCACGATGCGTTCGAACCGGCCGACGACGGCTACGACCTGACGACCACCGTCTTCGAGACGCACGTCACGGCGACTGCGGCCGAGGGGAGCCGTGACGGCGAATTCCGCGTCACGGTGACCCTCCCGACGCTCGACGCCGCCGTCGCCGGCGAGACGGTCGCACCAGTCGTCGAGGACGGCTGGTTCGAGACGCTCGAGCGCCGCCTCGAGGACGCGTTCACCGTCGCCCACACGAGTACACACGAGGGGCCCAGGCTCGAACGTGAGGACGACGAGGTCCGGGTGATCCTCGAGTACGTCGCCTGGGACGCCCGTGAGGGCGTCGACGACGCCAAGACGCTGATCGAGTACGTCGAGGGAACGTACGCCCAGGGGATCATCCCTGGCTACGAGTACCGCGGCGCGGCAGCGACGCTGCTCGAAAACGCCCAGGATCGGGGCCAGCAGGCCGCGGACGGTGACGGTCCGCCGCTGTGA
- a CDS encoding glycosyltransferase family 4 protein yields the protein MRIAFVSFETVHHRDGEANERLQTTAELLRDADHEVHVLCARWWDGEEPTFERDGITYHGLAPDLTSRRSFSLRLPITLRSLDPAVVHASAEPPTQVQWAGRGSALARAPLVVDWYDDGGSNDWHARRAASRPQRIVTPSQLVRTWVRELGADGDQVEVIPNPIDVDRIRSIDPGEPVDVVYARHLDDDANLESLLLGLAELRSREWSAVVLGDGPERGAYEALAEDLRIDDRVRFAGEVSLEERIATYRSAHVFAQTARRCVYPTELLWALACGCVGIVEYHADSSAHELVERLDRGFRVTSEQQLVDAISAAGGLERRDYDEQFERFDRDAVCDQYLESYREIRDGYELSF from the coding sequence ATGCGCATCGCGTTCGTCTCGTTCGAAACGGTTCATCACCGCGACGGCGAGGCGAACGAACGGCTCCAGACGACCGCCGAATTACTCCGCGATGCGGACCACGAGGTACACGTCCTCTGTGCTCGATGGTGGGACGGCGAGGAGCCGACGTTCGAACGCGATGGGATCACCTATCACGGGCTCGCACCCGATCTCACGTCGCGCCGGTCGTTCTCGCTTCGGCTGCCGATCACCCTCCGGTCGCTCGATCCAGCCGTCGTCCACGCGAGCGCCGAGCCACCGACACAGGTCCAGTGGGCCGGCCGAGGCTCGGCGCTCGCGCGGGCGCCCCTCGTCGTCGACTGGTACGACGACGGTGGATCGAACGACTGGCACGCCCGGCGAGCGGCGTCACGGCCCCAGCGAATCGTCACCCCCTCACAGCTCGTCCGAACGTGGGTACGCGAACTCGGGGCCGACGGCGACCAGGTCGAGGTAATTCCGAACCCGATCGACGTCGACCGGATCCGGTCGATCGATCCCGGCGAGCCCGTCGACGTGGTGTATGCACGCCACCTCGACGACGACGCGAACCTCGAGAGCCTGCTGCTCGGACTCGCCGAGCTCCGGTCCAGAGAGTGGTCCGCGGTCGTCCTCGGCGACGGCCCCGAACGCGGCGCGTACGAAGCTCTCGCCGAAGACCTGCGCATCGACGATCGGGTTCGATTCGCGGGCGAGGTCTCCCTCGAAGAGCGCATCGCGACCTACCGGAGCGCCCACGTCTTCGCCCAGACTGCTCGTCGCTGCGTCTACCCGACCGAACTCCTGTGGGCGCTCGCCTGCGGCTGCGTCGGGATCGTCGAGTACCACGCCGACTCGAGCGCCCACGAACTCGTCGAGCGCCTCGATCGGGGCTTTCGGGTCACCAGCGAGCAGCAACTCGTCGACGCCATCAGCGCGGCCGGCGGGCTCGAACGGCGCGACTACGACGAGCAGTTCGAGCGGTTCGATCGCGACGCCGTGTGTGACCAGTACCTCGAGAGTTATCGCGAGATCCGCGACGGCTACGAACTCTCCTTTTAG
- a CDS encoding potassium channel family protein has translation MRFVIIGAGRVGLRAARVLREEGHEVTLIERDEPMVRRARGEEFSVVDGDGSREAVLEEAGIDEADAVGALTSDLNANFAACMIGNHYGCRTVMRIDDDYREEIYRKYAAEVDEVIYPERLGAMGAKNALLGGTIRAIADVAQHLQIVELTITDEAPVRGYTMGELELPADATLLAFGKENGVLEIPTEDESLETGDRLVVLADFDVLSDVRQLLVGETPLESAANAAHGGIN, from the coding sequence ATGCGGTTCGTTATCATTGGCGCTGGACGAGTCGGCCTGCGTGCGGCCCGCGTCCTTCGTGAGGAGGGCCACGAGGTGACGCTGATCGAGCGCGACGAGCCGATGGTTCGCCGTGCCCGAGGCGAGGAGTTCTCAGTCGTCGATGGCGACGGCTCCCGCGAGGCGGTGCTCGAGGAAGCGGGCATCGACGAGGCCGACGCCGTCGGCGCGTTGACGAGCGATCTGAACGCCAACTTCGCGGCGTGCATGATCGGGAACCACTACGGCTGTCGAACCGTCATGCGCATCGACGACGACTACCGCGAAGAGATCTACCGCAAGTACGCCGCGGAAGTCGACGAGGTGATCTACCCCGAACGCCTCGGTGCGATGGGTGCGAAAAATGCCCTCCTCGGGGGAACGATCCGCGCGATCGCGGACGTCGCCCAGCACCTCCAGATCGTCGAACTCACGATCACCGACGAGGCCCCCGTCCGCGGGTACACGATGGGCGAACTGGAACTGCCCGCCGACGCGACCCTCCTCGCGTTCGGCAAGGAAAACGGCGTCCTCGAGATTCCGACCGAGGACGAATCGCTCGAGACGGGCGACCGGCTGGTGGTGCTGGCGGACTTCGACGTGCTGAGCGACGTCCGCCAGCTCCTGGTCGGGGAGACCCCGCTCGAGTCGGCGGCGAACGCGGCACACGGAGGTATCAACTGA
- a CDS encoding Lrp/AsnC ligand binding domain-containing protein, producing MVHAFIMVKTAAGKSEGLLAKIRELERVEDAHIVAGNYDIIAEVDAAEVYEILKTASSEIQVLDGVADTKTYIAMD from the coding sequence ATGGTTCACGCGTTCATCATGGTGAAAACTGCCGCCGGAAAGTCGGAAGGCCTCCTCGCGAAGATCCGGGAACTCGAGCGAGTCGAGGACGCCCACATCGTCGCCGGCAACTACGACATCATCGCCGAGGTCGACGCGGCTGAAGTGTACGAGATCCTCAAAACGGCCTCCTCGGAGATCCAGGTGCTCGACGGCGTGGCGGACACGAAAACGTACATCGCGATGGACTAA
- a CDS encoding CBS domain-containing protein: protein MTATTAADRMSSTVVTIHPDDPVTDAARAMLDATIGSLVIVDDENRPAGILTRTDFVRLASDGESLTGADVPTVRSVMETELVTITPETPLEEVTTLLEDHAIHHLPVVDENEQVVGIVTTTDLASASVDSS from the coding sequence ATGACAGCCACGACCGCAGCCGACCGCATGAGTTCGACCGTCGTGACCATCCACCCGGACGACCCCGTCACCGACGCCGCCCGGGCGATGCTCGACGCGACCATCGGCTCGCTCGTCATCGTCGACGACGAGAACCGACCCGCGGGGATCCTCACCCGAACCGACTTCGTTCGACTCGCCTCCGACGGCGAGTCCCTGACCGGCGCGGACGTCCCGACGGTCCGTTCGGTCATGGAGACCGAACTGGTCACGATCACGCCGGAAACCCCGCTCGAGGAGGTGACGACGCTCCTCGAGGACCACGCCATCCACCACCTGCCGGTGGTCGACGAGAACGAGCAGGTCGTCGGCATCGTCACGACGACCGACCTCGCGTCGGCGTCGGTCGACTCGTCGTAG
- a CDS encoding S9 family peptidase — protein MGTYDIERYLNVRSAYGASVGPEGERLSFLMNTTGVPQVWTLESPRSWPEQRTFYDERVTFASWSPECPELVFGMDEGGNERAQLFRLDAESGEITNLTAMPDAKHRWGGWSHDGERFAFTSNRRDESVFDVYVQARDAVGDEAELVYEGDGWLTVGGWSPDDSRLLVSQAYSNFDQDLYVLELETGAFTHLTPHEGNVRFQSASWAPDGEGVYLVTDKGTDTLYLAYLDLESLELETVADGEGWNVDGIALDDETGRFVYSRNVEGYTELTVGEFDDEDPTAFETFPEPDLPGGVSGGVSFGPDAEYVACSTTGDAVNTNVFFVEVETGETGQWTLAPTAGIPPETFRESELVHVESFDGLEVPGFLTLPEHADGERGVDEGEAGDGHDGVPVIVDIHGGPESQRRPSFSSVKQYFLNRGYAYFEPNVRGSSGYGSEYASLDDVEKRMDSVADIEACVEWLADHPAIDPDRIACMGGSYGGFMVLAAMTEYPDLWAAGVDVVGIANFVTFLENTGDWRRKLREAEYGSLEADREFLESISPINTVEKIAAPLFVLHGENDPRVPVGEAEQIVEEAREQGVPVRKLIFEDEGHGFTKLENRIEAYSAIADFLDEHV, from the coding sequence ATGGGAACGTACGACATCGAACGCTACCTCAATGTTCGGAGCGCCTACGGCGCGTCCGTCGGCCCGGAGGGCGAACGACTCTCCTTCCTCATGAACACCACCGGCGTCCCGCAGGTCTGGACGCTCGAGTCGCCGCGATCGTGGCCCGAACAGCGCACGTTCTACGACGAGCGAGTCACCTTCGCGTCGTGGTCGCCCGAGTGTCCGGAACTCGTCTTCGGGATGGACGAGGGCGGCAACGAGCGCGCGCAGCTCTTTCGCCTCGACGCCGAGTCAGGCGAGATCACGAACCTGACGGCGATGCCCGACGCCAAGCATCGATGGGGCGGCTGGAGCCACGACGGCGAGCGCTTCGCGTTCACCTCCAACCGTCGCGACGAGTCGGTGTTCGACGTCTACGTGCAGGCCCGCGACGCCGTCGGCGACGAGGCCGAACTGGTCTACGAGGGCGACGGCTGGCTCACCGTCGGCGGGTGGAGCCCCGACGATTCTCGACTCCTCGTCTCGCAGGCGTACTCCAACTTCGACCAGGATCTGTACGTCCTCGAGCTCGAGACCGGCGCGTTCACCCACCTCACGCCCCACGAGGGGAACGTCCGGTTTCAGAGCGCGAGCTGGGCACCCGACGGCGAGGGGGTCTACCTCGTGACGGATAAAGGGACGGACACGCTCTACCTCGCGTACCTCGATCTCGAGTCACTCGAGCTCGAAACAGTAGCTGACGGGGAGGGGTGGAACGTCGACGGCATCGCGCTGGACGACGAGACGGGCCGGTTCGTCTACTCCCGGAACGTCGAGGGCTACACCGAGCTCACGGTCGGCGAGTTCGACGACGAGGATCCGACGGCGTTCGAGACGTTCCCCGAACCCGACCTCCCCGGCGGCGTCTCCGGCGGTGTGAGCTTCGGCCCCGACGCCGAGTACGTCGCCTGCTCGACCACGGGCGACGCGGTCAACACGAACGTCTTCTTCGTCGAGGTCGAGACGGGTGAAACCGGCCAGTGGACCCTCGCACCGACGGCGGGCATCCCGCCCGAGACGTTTCGTGAATCGGAACTCGTCCACGTCGAGAGCTTCGACGGACTCGAGGTACCCGGCTTCCTCACGTTGCCCGAGCACGCCGACGGCGAGCGAGGTGTGGACGAAGGCGAAGCAGGCGACGGACACGACGGCGTCCCCGTCATCGTCGACATCCACGGCGGCCCCGAGAGTCAGCGCCGGCCGTCGTTCTCGAGCGTCAAGCAGTACTTCCTGAACCGCGGCTACGCCTACTTCGAACCCAACGTCAGAGGGTCGTCGGGCTACGGCTCGGAGTACGCGAGCTTAGACGACGTCGAGAAGCGGATGGACTCCGTGGCTGATATCGAAGCCTGCGTCGAGTGGCTCGCCGATCACCCCGCTATCGATCCCGACCGCATCGCCTGCATGGGCGGCTCCTACGGCGGCTTCATGGTGCTCGCCGCGATGACCGAGTATCCGGACCTGTGGGCTGCCGGCGTCGACGTCGTCGGCATCGCCAACTTCGTCACGTTCCTCGAGAACACCGGCGACTGGCGCCGGAAGCTGCGCGAGGCCGAGTACGGCAGCCTCGAGGCCGATCGTGAGTTCCTCGAGTCGATCTCGCCGATCAACACCGTCGAGAAGATCGCGGCCCCGCTGTTCGTCCTCCACGGCGAGAACGATCCCCGCGTTCCGGTCGGCGAGGCCGAACAGATCGTCGAGGAGGCCCGCGAACAGGGCGTCCCGGTCCGGAAGCTCATCTTCGAGGACGAGGGCCACGGCTTCACGAAACTCGAGAATCGCATCGAGGCCTATTCAGCGATCGCCGACTTCCTCGACGAACACGTCTGA